From uncultured Desulfovibrio sp.:
CGCCATCCGCCAGTGGAAGGGCGAACCGCCCGTGCCCCATGCCCACGAAGACGGCAAGCTGGTGTGTAAGTGCTTTGGCATCACGGATGCCCAGATTATCCGCGCCATCACCGAAAACGGCCTCAAGACCGTTGAAGAAATCACCAACTACACCAAGGCTGGCGGCGCATGCGGCGAATGCCTTGATGAAATCGCCGAAATTCTGGCTGGTCAGCTCAAGCAGAAGCCCCTGGTCGAGCTCAAGCCCAAGCCGCGCCTCACCAACGTGCAGCGCATGCAGAAGGTGCTCAAGACCATCGATGAAGAAATCCGCCCCCAGCTTGCTGCTGACGGCGGTGATATTGAACTGGTGGATGTGGACGGTCTGCGCGTTGTGGTCTCCCTGCGCGGGCGCTGCGCCCAGTGCCGCTCGAGCGAAGTGACCATCCGCGATCTGGTGCAGCGCCTGCTGCGCGAACATGTTGAAGCCGACATCGTGGTTGAGGAGGCCTAACCGCCATGAAAACCATCTATCTTGACAACAACGCCACCACGGCTGTTGCGCCTGAAGTACGCGATGCCATTCTGCCCTATCTGAACGAGCTGTACGGCAACCCTTCAAGCATGCACACCTTTGGCGGTCAGGTGGCCGATGCGGTCGAAACAGCCCGTGAGCAGATGGCCGGGCTGCTGGGCGCAAACCCGGACGAAATCATCTTTACCTCCTGCGGGTCGGAGAGCGACAATGCCGCCATATGGTCTGCCATCCAGACCCAGCCTGAAAAGCGCCACCTCATAACCACCCGCGTGGAACATCCCGCCGTGCTCAGCGTCATGCAGCACTGGGAACGCCAGGGTTACCGGGTGACCTACCTTGGCGTGGACAACAAGGGACGCCTTGATCTGGACGAATACGCAGCTGCCCTCACGCCTGATACGGCGCTGGCATCCATCATGTTTGCCAACAATGAAGTGGGCAATATCTATCCCATCCAGCGCATGGCTGAAATGGCCAGCGAGCGCGGCGTGCTGTTCCATACTGATGCCGTGCAGGCCGTTGGCAAAACGCCCATTGACCTTGCCCATCTGCCTGCGGATATGCTTTCGCTCTCCGGCCACAAGTTGCACGCCCCCAAGGGAATTGGCGTGCTGTATGTGCGCAAGGGTGTGCGCTTCCGCCCGTTTTTGCGGGGCGGCCATCAGGAACGGGGCCGTCGTGCAGGCACCGAAAATG
This genomic window contains:
- the nifU gene encoding Fe-S cluster assembly protein NifU, translating into MWNYTEAVHDHFLRPHNVGPLEGANAIGEVGSLTCGDALKLYLKINDQHIIEDASFETFGCASAIASSSVLTDMVKGMSVEDALKITNKDITNALGGLPKQKMHCSVMGQEALEAAIRQWKGEPPVPHAHEDGKLVCKCFGITDAQIIRAITENGLKTVEEITNYTKAGGACGECLDEIAEILAGQLKQKPLVELKPKPRLTNVQRMQKVLKTIDEEIRPQLAADGGDIELVDVDGLRVVVSLRGRCAQCRSSEVTIRDLVQRLLREHVEADIVVEEA
- the nifS gene encoding cysteine desulfurase NifS; this translates as MKTIYLDNNATTAVAPEVRDAILPYLNELYGNPSSMHTFGGQVADAVETAREQMAGLLGANPDEIIFTSCGSESDNAAIWSAIQTQPEKRHLITTRVEHPAVLSVMQHWERQGYRVTYLGVDNKGRLDLDEYAAALTPDTALASIMFANNEVGNIYPIQRMAEMASERGVLFHTDAVQAVGKTPIDLAHLPADMLSLSGHKLHAPKGIGVLYVRKGVRFRPFLRGGHQERGRRAGTENVPYIAGLGAAAQLAIAHMQEERVSVAMLRDRLEQGLLERIPDCMVNGDVDNRLPNTTNIAFKNVEGEAILLMLDRFGICASSGSACTSGSLEPSHVLRAMGVPFTYAHGSIRLSLSRYTTQEEVDFVIQNFPDVIKTLRMISPFKN